Genomic segment of SAR202 cluster bacterium:
ATGTTAATAATCAGGTTGACCCAAAAAATGAACCAGAAAAAGTTATAAGGAGAACCATATGCCTGTTACGACCATTGCAGCAGGCCGAGCGTTTACCTACGTAGACAACATCGGCAAGATTGGCGGCTCCGCCACGGCGTTCTTTTATCCGTCAGGACTCGCCAGGGACTCCAAGGGACATATATACGTCGCGAACTGGGGCCACGAGTTCCAGCCTAACGCCCGCATTTCAAAGATTAAGCTAGACAGCCAGGACTGGGTGATAGACATAGGCGCGCCCGGCGATGGCGACGGCCAGTTCCTCTGGCCCGGCCACCTGGCTTCCGACTCCAAGGAGAACCTGTGGGTCACCGACCAGGCGCACAGCCGCGTGGTGGGTTTTGACACCGCAGGCAAGTTCATCGGCAAGTGGGGAGCCAAGGGCAACGGCAAGGGCGAGTTCTACATGCCCGCCGGCATTGCCCTGACCAAGAACGATGATTTCTTGATTACGGACTCTCGCAACAGCCGCGTTCAGCGCTACGACAAGAACGGCAGGTTCCTGAGCCAGTTCGGCAAGCAGGGCTCGGCCAACGGCGAGTTCAATCTGCCCTGGGGCGTCGCGTCCGACAAGGCCGGCAACATCTACGTGGCCGACTGGGGCAACAGCCGGGTGCAGAAGTTCAACGCCGACGGCAAGTACCAGATGACCTACGGCACGCCCGGCAAGGGCAAGGGCGAGATTGACCACCCCAGCTCCGTAGCCATTGACAAGGACGGGGATGTTTACGTGGCCGACTGGGGCAACAACCGCGTGGTCATCTTCGAAGCCGACGGCACCTACCTGGCGACCATCATAGGCGACGCGCAGAACCTGTCTAGGTGGGCGCAGCTGGCGGTGGCGGCGAACCCGGACCTGAAGAAGGCCCTGGAGCGCGTTAACCTGGAGCCTATGTGGAAGCTGTGGCGTCCGTCCTCCATCCACGTCGGCGACGACTACACCATCTGCATCGGCGAGGCCCAGCACCAGCGCGTGCAGATCTACAAGAAGGACCCCAAGCACCAGGAAGCGCAGTTTACGCTGTAAGATTCATGGCATAGAAAAC
This window contains:
- a CDS encoding 6-bladed beta-propeller; this encodes MPVTTIAAGRAFTYVDNIGKIGGSATAFFYPSGLARDSKGHIYVANWGHEFQPNARISKIKLDSQDWVIDIGAPGDGDGQFLWPGHLASDSKENLWVTDQAHSRVVGFDTAGKFIGKWGAKGNGKGEFYMPAGIALTKNDDFLITDSRNSRVQRYDKNGRFLSQFGKQGSANGEFNLPWGVASDKAGNIYVADWGNSRVQKFNADGKYQMTYGTPGKGKGEIDHPSSVAIDKDGDVYVADWGNNRVVIFEADGTYLATIIGDAQNLSRWAQLAVAANPDLKKALERVNLEPMWKLWRPSSIHVGDDYTICIGEAQHQRVQIYKKDPKHQEAQFTL